The Pedobacter cryoconitis genome has a window encoding:
- a CDS encoding glycoside hydrolase family 10 protein encodes MLKKIVFAILTTLITPIFIYAQTAAKIAPKREFRGVWVATVTNIDWPSRPGLSVDEQKQELIALLDQHKRNGMNAIMLQVRPAADAFYRKSREPWSQWLMGRQGVAPSPGYDPLEFAITEAHSRGMELHAWFNPYRASMSANTVFSEDHMTKKRPDMFFTYGGKKQFDPGIPEVREYIVQVILDVVKGYDVDGIHFDDYFYPYPIAGQRINDGATFSKYSNGFTNLNDWRRNNVDLLIKQLDDSIHHYKKYVKFGISPFGIWKNRKEDPQGSETNGLSNFTELYADSRKWIKEGWVDYINPQVYFSFTRKAAPFDTLVDWWSNNTYGRHLYIGQAAYLMNQRMEAAWRDPSQIPDQIRYMRENNRVQGSVFFSSKSFSTVARATADSLRNDLYKYPALPPQMPWLDEIVPNMPQGLSAEAVGIGVQLKWSAPLKAEDGETASGYVIYRFDEGEKISVVNPKNIIKISFNDTPSFLDTNTIKGKRYTYLVTALDRLKNESDASGPVGVETK; translated from the coding sequence ATGCTGAAAAAGATTGTTTTTGCAATTCTAACAACTTTAATCACCCCAATTTTTATCTATGCACAAACAGCAGCAAAAATTGCTCCAAAAAGGGAGTTCAGAGGGGTTTGGGTTGCAACTGTTACGAATATTGACTGGCCTTCAAGACCAGGCCTGAGTGTGGATGAACAAAAGCAGGAATTGATTGCCCTGCTTGATCAGCATAAAAGAAATGGAATGAACGCTATTATGCTGCAAGTAAGACCAGCAGCCGATGCATTTTACCGCAAATCAAGAGAACCATGGAGCCAGTGGCTGATGGGCAGACAAGGTGTTGCACCGAGCCCGGGATATGACCCTTTAGAGTTTGCGATTACAGAAGCGCACTCCCGTGGTATGGAATTACATGCCTGGTTTAACCCATATCGGGCAAGTATGAGCGCGAATACTGTATTCAGCGAAGACCATATGACTAAAAAAAGGCCGGATATGTTTTTTACCTATGGCGGAAAAAAACAATTTGATCCCGGAATACCTGAGGTCAGAGAATATATTGTGCAGGTTATTTTAGACGTGGTTAAAGGTTACGATGTAGATGGGATTCATTTTGATGATTATTTCTATCCTTATCCTATTGCCGGGCAGCGCATTAATGATGGGGCTACTTTCAGTAAATACTCCAATGGTTTTACAAATCTGAATGATTGGAGAAGAAATAATGTTGACCTGCTGATTAAACAGCTGGATGACAGTATCCACCATTATAAAAAATACGTAAAATTCGGAATCAGTCCTTTTGGGATCTGGAAAAACAGGAAAGAAGATCCTCAGGGATCTGAAACGAATGGCCTTTCGAACTTTACAGAATTGTACGCCGATTCAAGGAAATGGATTAAGGAAGGCTGGGTAGATTATATCAATCCGCAGGTTTATTTCAGTTTTACCAGGAAGGCTGCGCCATTCGACACTTTAGTAGACTGGTGGAGTAACAATACTTACGGCAGACATCTTTATATCGGACAGGCTGCTTATCTGATGAATCAGCGAATGGAAGCTGCCTGGAGGGATCCAAGCCAGATTCCAGATCAGATCAGGTATATGCGCGAGAATAACCGGGTGCAGGGAAGTGTGTTTTTTAGTTCCAAGTCATTTTCTACTGTGGCAAGAGCAACGGCAGATTCTCTGAGGAATGATTTATACAAATATCCGGCACTTCCTCCGCAAATGCCATGGCTGGACGAGATTGTACCAAATATGCCACAGGGTTTAAGTGCAGAGGCAGTAGGCATTGGTGTACAGTTAAAATGGTCGGCACCGTTAAAAGCAGAAGATGGAGAAACGGCTTCGGGATATGTAATTTACCGGTTTGATGAAGGAGAAAAAATCAGTGTGGTCAATCCTAAGAATATTATCAAAATCAGCTTTAATGATACTCCATCCTTTCTGGATACCAATACGATTAAAGGCAAAAGATATACTTACCTCGTGACAGCGCTTGACAGGCTGAAGAATGAGAGTGATGCCAGCGGCCCGGTAGGGGTCGAGACTAAATAA
- the folE gene encoding GTP cyclohydrolase I FolE: protein MENNTLDAFDEENEGYVKIDRYNTAKTVSISSHYTDILTQLGEDPQREGLLKTPERVAKALQYLTHGYDIKPAEILRSAMFKEDYSQMVVVKDIEVYSMCEHHMLPFFGKAHVAYIPNGHIVGLSKIPRVVDAFARRLQVQERLTNEIRDCIQETLNPAGVAVVIECQHLCMAMRGIQKQNSVTTTSAFTGEFAKDKTRAEFLRLITARLH, encoded by the coding sequence ATGGAAAATAATACACTAGATGCCTTCGATGAAGAAAACGAAGGGTATGTTAAAATAGATCGTTACAATACAGCAAAAACAGTTTCTATTTCCAGTCACTATACGGATATATTGACTCAGCTGGGAGAAGATCCTCAGCGTGAGGGTTTATTAAAAACACCTGAACGTGTAGCTAAAGCGCTGCAATATCTGACGCATGGTTATGATATTAAGCCAGCAGAAATTCTGCGTTCAGCTATGTTTAAAGAAGATTACAGTCAGATGGTTGTGGTTAAAGACATAGAAGTTTACTCGATGTGCGAACATCATATGCTGCCTTTCTTTGGAAAAGCGCATGTAGCTTATATTCCTAATGGTCATATTGTTGGTTTAAGCAAGATCCCACGTGTTGTGGATGCTTTTGCGAGAAGGTTACAGGTACAGGAAAGACTGACGAATGAAATCAGAGATTGTATCCAGGAAACTTTAAACCCGGCAGGCGTAGCAGTCGTGATTGAATGCCAGCATTTATGTATGGCAATGAGAGGGATACAAAAGCAAAATTCAGTGACAACTACCTCGGCTTTTACAGGAGAATTTGCCAAAGATAAAACGAGGGCAGAGTTTTTGAGGTTAATAACAGCACGGTTACATTAG
- the fabD gene encoding ACP S-malonyltransferase, which translates to MKAYLFPGQGAQFSGMGKELYETEMARELFEKANNIIGFRISDIMFSGTEEELKQTNVTQPAIFLHSVILAKSLGDDFKPDMVAGHSLGEFSALVAASAISFEDGLKLVIARANAMQKACELQPSTMAAILGLADDVVEKICAEIDEVVVAANYNCPGQLVISGSIEGIDLACAKLTEAGAKRALKLNVGGAFHSPLMEPARIELKEAIENTTILPPVCPIYQNVDPMPQTDPEKIKFNLITQLTGAVRWTQTVERMLADGANEFIEVGPGKVLQGLVKKVSREAQTSSAAVPV; encoded by the coding sequence ATGAAAGCATATTTATTTCCAGGGCAGGGCGCGCAATTTTCAGGTATGGGTAAAGAACTGTACGAAACTGAAATGGCCAGAGAATTATTTGAAAAAGCAAATAATATTATTGGCTTCCGCATAAGCGACATCATGTTCTCGGGTACTGAAGAAGAGTTGAAACAAACGAATGTTACTCAACCTGCCATATTCCTGCACTCGGTGATCCTTGCCAAATCTTTAGGAGATGATTTTAAACCTGATATGGTTGCCGGACACTCCTTAGGAGAGTTTTCAGCCTTGGTTGCTGCCTCAGCAATCTCTTTTGAAGATGGATTAAAACTCGTAATTGCACGTGCAAATGCGATGCAGAAGGCCTGCGAATTACAACCTTCAACTATGGCTGCAATCTTAGGGCTGGCAGATGATGTAGTAGAAAAAATCTGCGCAGAAATTGACGAAGTAGTTGTAGCAGCAAATTATAATTGCCCGGGCCAGCTGGTTATTTCCGGCAGTATAGAAGGTATAGATCTTGCCTGCGCAAAATTAACAGAAGCAGGAGCAAAGAGAGCATTAAAATTAAATGTAGGTGGTGCATTTCACTCTCCGCTGATGGAACCAGCAAGAATCGAACTGAAAGAAGCCATAGAAAACACTACAATTTTACCTCCGGTATGTCCGATTTACCAGAATGTTGACCCAATGCCACAAACAGATCCTGAAAAGATTAAATTTAATTTAATCACGCAATTGACAGGTGCAGTGAGATGGACACAGACAGTAGAGCGTATGCTGGCAGACGGAGCAAATGAATTTATAGAAGTAGGACCTGGTAAAGTTTTACAAGGGCTGGTTAAAAAAGTAAGCAGAGAAGCACAGACCAGTTCGGCTGCTGTCCCTGTTTAA
- a CDS encoding ABC transporter permease, whose translation MNTALYIARRYLFAKKSTNAINIISTISVLGVFVGSAALIIVLSVFNGFEDVVLKMFNTITPQLVIAPAEGKTFDPHSVFFTELKSAKEVYSFTEVLSENALLRYRDKQSVGMVKGVSTSYLKNKSLDSITVQGKFVLKTEAGPNAVIGSALQNYLMVNTNDPFTQLQVFSPKKGLKTSSVNPADDFMDLYIPVSGIFEVQQDFDNIAIVPLSFARKLLNEEIKVSSIELNLQKGVDPDVFKAKIAQQLGKNYVVKDRVEQNKALYNILSTEKWAVYIILTFILIIAIFNIIGSLTMLVIDKLKDIAILSSLGAGKGLIRKIFLFEGMMITLAGCVFGLFVGLVFCLLQQKFGLVKMSQENLLMSNAYPIGLKWKDFLLVFITVSIFSFMASALSSNLSVKNINHLNQDL comes from the coding sequence TTGAACACAGCCCTTTATATTGCCCGCAGGTATCTCTTTGCTAAAAAGTCTACCAATGCTATAAATATCATTTCTACCATATCAGTGTTGGGGGTTTTTGTAGGCAGTGCAGCATTGATTATTGTTTTATCAGTATTCAATGGATTTGAAGATGTTGTGCTGAAGATGTTCAATACCATTACCCCGCAACTGGTCATTGCACCCGCAGAAGGAAAGACCTTTGATCCGCATAGTGTTTTTTTTACGGAGCTGAAATCTGCAAAAGAAGTCTATTCCTTTACTGAAGTACTTTCTGAAAATGCTTTGCTGCGGTACCGTGATAAGCAATCTGTAGGGATGGTCAAGGGGGTAAGTACGTCTTATCTTAAAAATAAAAGCCTGGATAGTATTACTGTGCAGGGAAAGTTTGTCCTCAAAACCGAGGCTGGCCCTAATGCGGTGATCGGTTCGGCTTTGCAAAACTATTTAATGGTCAATACCAATGACCCTTTTACCCAGTTGCAGGTGTTTTCTCCTAAAAAAGGACTGAAAACAAGTTCTGTTAATCCTGCCGATGATTTTATGGATTTGTATATCCCGGTATCAGGCATTTTTGAAGTTCAGCAGGATTTTGATAACATCGCTATTGTACCTTTAAGCTTCGCCAGAAAATTATTAAACGAGGAAATAAAAGTCTCTTCGATAGAGCTTAATCTGCAAAAAGGAGTAGACCCTGATGTTTTTAAAGCTAAGATTGCACAACAGCTGGGCAAGAACTACGTTGTTAAAGATAGAGTGGAGCAGAATAAAGCATTGTATAATATTTTAAGTACCGAAAAGTGGGCAGTATATATCATTTTAACATTTATCCTGATTATTGCCATTTTTAATATCATAGGCTCACTGACCATGCTGGTTATTGATAAGCTGAAAGATATTGCGATATTAAGCAGCCTGGGAGCCGGAAAAGGGCTCATTAGAAAGATATTCCTTTTCGAAGGAATGATGATCACCCTGGCAGGTTGTGTCTTTGGCCTTTTTGTTGGGTTGGTGTTTTGTTTATTGCAGCAGAAATTTGGGTTAGTCAAAATGTCACAGGAGAACCTGCTGATGAGTAACGCTTACCCGATTGGCCTTAAATGGAAAGATTTTTTATTAGTATTCATCACAGTGAGTATTTTCTCGTTTATGGCATCAGCTTTGTCATCTAATTTGAGCGTGAAGAATATTAATCACTTAAATCAAGATCTCTGA
- a CDS encoding menaquinone biosynthesis family protein has product MKLSLGFSPCPNDTFIFDALIHHKIDTEGLEFEVFFDDVETLNQKALRSELDITKLSFHAFAHVVEKYALLDAGSALGFGVGPLLICKNEDLIGSARLTQKDSTLSVAIPGELTTANFLLGIAFPNLLNKQVMVFSEIQDALLNHSIDLGLIIHENRFTYTDKGLHKIVDLGSYWEELTGCAIPLGGIVINRKLDHEVQLKVNRLIRKSVEFAFQNPKSGIDFISAHAQEMEEAVMYKHIDLYVNKYSIDLGTEGRKAIDILFKMAQEKGIIPEINQNLYVTN; this is encoded by the coding sequence ATGAAACTTTCACTCGGCTTTTCTCCTTGTCCAAACGATACTTTTATTTTTGACGCATTGATCCATCATAAAATTGATACAGAGGGCCTGGAGTTTGAAGTATTCTTTGATGATGTGGAAACCTTAAATCAAAAAGCATTACGTTCAGAACTGGATATCACCAAACTGAGTTTTCATGCTTTTGCCCATGTGGTAGAAAAATATGCGCTGCTGGATGCCGGAAGTGCATTAGGCTTCGGAGTTGGCCCATTACTTATCTGCAAGAATGAAGATTTAATTGGCAGTGCGCGTTTAACTCAAAAAGATTCTACATTAAGTGTCGCTATTCCCGGTGAACTGACTACTGCAAATTTCCTGTTGGGTATTGCTTTTCCCAACTTGCTCAATAAACAGGTAATGGTTTTCTCAGAAATCCAGGACGCGTTATTAAATCATAGTATTGACCTTGGCCTGATTATTCATGAGAACCGTTTTACTTATACAGACAAAGGATTACATAAAATAGTTGACCTGGGTAGTTACTGGGAAGAACTGACAGGCTGTGCAATCCCGCTCGGAGGCATTGTAATTAACCGTAAGCTTGATCATGAAGTACAACTGAAGGTAAATCGCCTGATCCGCAAATCTGTAGAGTTCGCTTTCCAGAATCCAAAATCAGGAATTGACTTTATTTCCGCACATGCGCAGGAAATGGAAGAAGCAGTGATGTATAAACACATTGATTTATATGTCAACAAATACTCCATTGATTTAGGTACTGAAGGCAGAAAAGCGATAGATATCCTGTTCAAAATGGCTCAGGAAAAAGGGATTATCCCTGAGATTAATCAAAATCTTTACGTGACTAACTAA
- a CDS encoding MBL fold metallo-hydrolase: MITLKQFTFNPYQENTYVLYDETGECVIIDPGMYDGSEQNILASWIKETKLKPVLLLNTHCHLDHVFGNKFVFDTWGLKPQFHKGELYILQAVPGYAPQMGLNYELSPEPEVFLEETGTVTFGNSELELIFAPGHSPAHLCFYAKEDGFIVGGDVLFYTSIGRTDLPGGNHQQLIDNIREKLFILPDKVEVFPGHGHLTTIGYEKRNNPFLK, translated from the coding sequence ATGATTACTCTTAAGCAATTTACATTTAACCCATACCAGGAAAACACCTATGTTTTATATGATGAAACAGGGGAGTGCGTAATTATTGACCCGGGTATGTACGATGGCAGTGAGCAGAATATACTGGCCAGCTGGATTAAAGAAACCAAGTTGAAACCAGTTTTGCTGTTAAATACGCATTGCCATCTGGATCATGTTTTCGGCAATAAGTTTGTTTTCGATACCTGGGGTTTAAAGCCGCAATTTCATAAAGGAGAGTTATATATTCTTCAGGCAGTTCCAGGATATGCTCCACAAATGGGCTTAAACTACGAACTTTCACCAGAGCCAGAAGTCTTTTTAGAAGAAACAGGAACGGTGACTTTTGGAAACAGCGAGCTGGAATTGATTTTCGCACCTGGTCATTCTCCGGCACACTTGTGTTTTTATGCAAAAGAGGACGGGTTTATTGTAGGCGGTGATGTTTTATTCTATACTTCAATTGGCCGGACAGATTTGCCGGGTGGTAACCATCAGCAACTGATAGATAATATCAGGGAGAAGCTGTTTATCCTGCCAGACAAGGTAGAAGTATTTCCTGGACATGGCCATCTGACTACAATAGGCTATGAAAAACGAAACAATCCTTTTTTAAAATAA
- a CDS encoding HAMP domain-containing sensor histidine kinase, whose protein sequence is MNIGGKIRFLLLILGICCIVTALSLKHSITEKDLLQHEASKLQENLALNEQTVYDFLADAQQLERAKQFHLNETFALNYINSFGAKGINILTYDHSVLKFWSSYKAIPPNLDKVKEGSSFLQLANGWYEAIKKTEGSYTLIFLIDIKDQFSIQNRYLKNGIVKDLSSSNSLALASFMDEQVNGIMNLDGKLLFEVKLKPNYTESVYSTIQIWLWIVGLFSFALFVNSFCARLAKRGYLIPATLLIIVFFLGVRVTDLEYGWYNHQFSLEIFSPVIYAESFFLPSLGDFLLNVLSITWVVLFMFTYKDQYRLPQWMVRSKIAGLFFHLFLLLLFSGIAFLMNEVFFGLIYNSKINFDITNIINLSWLSWVCIIILCLVWFNVYLLANICIELTRQLNVTNKERLIVFLSLFVLYFIYMLCIDFTAFFIAYALFLFIISYNGYIQKNKFSIGVFAAVFFCLAFISSIKYLKFNDIKERSNRYVIAQKLQSSDDPKVINSIESLGNGISNDLFITDYFKSPGSNRHLALQNYIIKTFLDGYLSPFEHNFYEFNATDSTLAVREDRSLQHYQNLVKSGSVKISNFFYRLNDTFGYQNYFGIIPIFDDNHILGTLVIELKSQQYNYNSQFPEILIDGKLKNDEDYSNYSFAFYNNNKLIKQAGKYTYKIANTEFKGVYGEPVIVNEPKLGYSHLIYSASNSKIIVISKEKVNYIVRLAALSFFFLMFIIFSAALYMLIWLLKNIDKSWGGWFNINRSLMINANKILYKTRIQLSIVLSVVATLLIVGWSTFFYIRDEYRKQQEDFIREKIRKVQLSYEKQIFSTGIPEATDMAVINFNQFADINSAYLNLFDTDGNLLFTSLPKMYDYGIIGTKMEPKAYIYLKQVQRSEYSNPQETIGEFKYSSAYAPIRNAQNQTVAYIGLPYYGNEADYQSKIGLFINTLINIYALVFVAIGILAVFLANQITSPLTFIQESIKKTKLGQKNQPIIWSRHDEIGSLIKEYNKMIAALEESAVKLAKSERESAWREMAKQVAHEIKNPLTPLKLGVQLLEKSWKEKDPNFEQKFERFYRSFVEQIDSLATIASEFSNFAKMPDTKLENLKLIPIIEQTRDVFVNTKNVEIYISNLTNKEVLIQGDKDQMLRSFNNLMKNAIEAANMKDKCMIFIKITNDQHYVWVEVEDNGKGIDLDLQPKIFVPNFTTKSSGTGLGLAFVKQAVENAGGTIDFKSVADTGTTFYLSFPLVQGQA, encoded by the coding sequence GTGAATATAGGGGGTAAAATAAGATTTCTTTTATTGATTCTGGGGATATGCTGTATAGTTACTGCATTATCGTTAAAACACTCTATAACAGAAAAAGACCTCCTGCAACATGAGGCAAGTAAACTTCAGGAAAACCTTGCCTTAAACGAACAGACTGTATATGATTTCTTAGCAGATGCGCAGCAGCTTGAAAGAGCCAAGCAATTTCACCTGAATGAAACATTTGCTTTGAATTATATTAATTCCTTTGGTGCCAAAGGAATTAATATCCTGACCTACGACCATTCCGTCCTTAAATTCTGGAGTTCTTATAAAGCAATACCACCAAATCTGGATAAGGTAAAAGAAGGATCTTCCTTCTTGCAACTGGCCAATGGATGGTATGAAGCGATAAAAAAGACAGAAGGAAGTTATACCTTGATCTTTCTGATCGATATCAAAGATCAGTTCAGTATTCAGAACCGGTATCTTAAAAACGGGATTGTTAAAGATTTATCTTCTTCTAATTCTCTCGCCCTGGCTTCCTTTATGGATGAACAGGTGAACGGTATTATGAACCTCGATGGCAAATTGCTGTTTGAAGTTAAGCTTAAGCCCAACTACACAGAAAGCGTTTATTCTACCATACAAATCTGGCTTTGGATAGTCGGTTTATTCAGTTTTGCCCTTTTTGTAAATTCATTTTGCGCGCGGCTGGCTAAAAGAGGTTATCTGATCCCGGCGACACTGCTGATTATTGTTTTTTTCTTAGGTGTAAGAGTTACAGACCTGGAATACGGCTGGTATAACCATCAGTTCAGTCTGGAAATCTTCAGCCCTGTTATTTATGCAGAGAGCTTCTTCTTGCCCTCTCTTGGAGACTTCCTGCTCAATGTACTCTCCATTACCTGGGTTGTACTTTTTATGTTTACTTATAAAGACCAATACCGGCTTCCGCAATGGATGGTCAGGAGCAAAATAGCGGGTTTATTTTTCCATTTATTTTTGTTGCTGCTGTTTTCTGGTATTGCCTTTTTGATGAATGAAGTCTTTTTTGGTCTTATTTATAATTCTAAAATCAACTTTGATATTACCAATATTATCAACCTGAGCTGGTTAAGCTGGGTATGTATTATTATTCTTTGCCTGGTCTGGTTTAATGTTTATCTGCTGGCTAATATCTGTATAGAACTGACCAGGCAATTAAACGTGACCAATAAAGAGCGGTTGATTGTATTCCTGAGCCTGTTTGTTTTGTACTTCATTTACATGTTGTGTATAGACTTTACAGCCTTTTTTATCGCATACGCGTTATTCCTGTTTATCATTTCCTATAATGGCTATATTCAGAAGAATAAGTTTTCGATAGGTGTTTTTGCTGCTGTTTTTTTCTGTCTTGCTTTTATTTCTTCTATTAAGTATTTGAAATTCAATGATATTAAAGAGCGGAGCAACCGGTATGTGATCGCCCAGAAGTTACAGTCTTCGGATGATCCGAAAGTTATTAACTCTATTGAAAGCCTTGGGAATGGGATTTCCAATGATTTATTTATTACCGATTATTTTAAAAGTCCGGGATCAAACCGGCATCTTGCGCTACAGAATTATATTATCAAGACCTTTTTGGATGGGTATTTGTCTCCATTTGAACATAATTTTTATGAATTTAATGCAACCGATTCGACACTTGCTGTAAGAGAAGACCGGTCACTGCAACACTATCAAAACCTGGTTAAATCGGGTTCTGTAAAGATTTCTAATTTCTTTTACCGCCTGAATGATACTTTTGGTTATCAGAATTACTTCGGGATCATCCCGATTTTTGATGATAACCATATTCTGGGTACGCTGGTCATCGAGCTGAAGTCACAACAGTATAATTATAACAGCCAGTTCCCTGAGATCCTGATTGATGGTAAATTGAAAAATGATGAAGATTATAGTAATTATTCTTTTGCCTTTTATAACAATAATAAGCTGATCAAGCAGGCCGGAAAGTATACTTATAAAATAGCCAATACAGAGTTTAAGGGCGTTTACGGAGAACCTGTAATTGTAAATGAGCCTAAATTAGGGTATAGCCATTTAATCTATTCTGCGAGTAACTCTAAAATCATTGTCATCAGTAAAGAGAAGGTGAACTATATTGTAAGGCTCGCCGCATTGTCTTTCTTCTTTTTGATGTTTATTATCTTTTCTGCGGCGTTGTATATGCTGATCTGGCTATTGAAGAACATTGATAAGAGCTGGGGGGGATGGTTTAATATCAACCGCTCTTTAATGATCAATGCGAATAAGATCTTGTACAAGACCAGGATACAGCTTTCCATTGTGCTTTCGGTTGTAGCCACTTTACTGATCGTTGGCTGGTCTACTTTCTTTTATATCCGTGACGAATACAGAAAACAACAAGAAGATTTTATCAGAGAAAAGATCCGGAAAGTACAGCTCTCTTATGAGAAGCAAATATTCAGTACCGGGATACCGGAAGCAACTGATATGGCTGTGATTAATTTCAACCAGTTTGCGGATATCAATTCTGCCTATTTAAACTTGTTTGACACAGATGGGAACCTGTTGTTCACTTCATTGCCTAAAATGTATGATTATGGCATTATAGGCACTAAAATGGAGCCTAAAGCCTATATCTATCTGAAGCAGGTTCAACGGTCAGAATATTCCAATCCTCAGGAAACTATTGGGGAATTCAAATATTCGTCTGCTTATGCGCCGATCCGTAATGCACAAAATCAGACTGTAGCTTATATTGGTTTGCCTTATTATGGAAATGAAGCCGATTATCAGTCGAAAATAGGACTGTTCATCAATACACTGATTAATATTTATGCACTCGTTTTTGTAGCCATTGGTATTCTGGCAGTATTTCTGGCCAATCAGATCACGAGTCCTTTAACTTTTATTCAGGAGAGTATTAAAAAGACTAAACTCGGACAGAAAAATCAGCCGATTATCTGGTCGCGTCATGATGAGATTGGTTCATTGATCAAAGAATATAATAAAATGATTGCTGCGCTGGAAGAAAGTGCGGTTAAGCTGGCTAAATCTGAAAGAGAGAGTGCGTGGCGTGAAATGGCCAAGCAAGTTGCCCATGAAATCAAAAACCCACTTACTCCTTTAAAGCTGGGGGTACAATTGCTGGAGAAATCATGGAAAGAGAAAGATCCTAATTTCGAACAGAAATTTGAGCGGTTCTACAGATCTTTTGTAGAGCAGATTGATAGTCTGGCAACTATTGCTTCGGAGTTTTCGAACTTTGCCAAAATGCCGGATACCAAGCTGGAAAATTTGAAGCTGATCCCAATTATTGAACAGACAAGAGATGTCTTTGTAAACACTAAAAATGTAGAAATCTATATTTCTAACCTGACCAATAAAGAAGTGCTGATACAGGGCGATAAAGATCAGATGCTGCGTTCGTTCAATAACCTGATGAAGAATGCGATAGAAGCTGCAAATATGAAAGATAAGTGCATGATCTTTATCAAGATTACCAACGATCAGCATTATGTTTGGGTGGAGGTAGAGGATAACGGAAAGGGGATCGATCTTGATCTGCAACCGAAAATCTTTGTTCCGAATTTCACGACCAAATCTTCTGGAACAGGTTTAGGTTTGGCTTTTGTGAAACAGGCTGTAGAAAATGCAGGAGGAACAATAGACTTCAAATCAGTGGCTGATACAGGGACAACCTTTTATCTGAGTTTCCCGCTTGTTCAGGGACAAGCTTAA
- the mqnB gene encoding futalosine hydrolase — MKILVVAATRAELAGCCTAFELAEGNFIETPHFDLLITGVGMTATAFALGQHLSAAARYKLVLNLGIAGCFDRTIPLGSLVNIVRDEFSELGAENKDEFLTIEDLGFGKSNYTMEDIPSSVNLSGLQLNLPEVNGITVNKVHGNKTSIQALTSRLNPVTESMEGAAVFYCCTHLNIPCIQVRSISNYVEERNRDSWKIGLAIKNLNDWAIEFLTNS, encoded by the coding sequence ATGAAGATACTGGTAGTAGCAGCGACAAGAGCCGAATTAGCCGGATGTTGTACAGCTTTTGAGCTGGCCGAAGGAAATTTTATAGAAACCCCTCATTTCGACCTTTTAATTACTGGTGTAGGAATGACTGCCACCGCATTTGCACTGGGACAGCATTTATCCGCAGCTGCGCGTTATAAATTAGTGCTTAATTTAGGAATCGCAGGCTGTTTTGACCGTACTATCCCCCTGGGCAGCCTGGTTAATATTGTGCGTGATGAGTTTTCAGAATTGGGTGCGGAAAATAAGGATGAGTTTCTGACGATTGAAGACCTCGGTTTTGGAAAAAGCAATTATACAATGGAAGATATCCCTTCTTCTGTTAATTTATCCGGCCTGCAACTCAATTTACCAGAAGTAAATGGCATTACAGTTAACAAAGTACATGGCAATAAGACAAGTATCCAGGCTTTAACCAGCCGCCTTAACCCCGTTACTGAAAGCATGGAAGGTGCAGCTGTATTTTATTGCTGTACACACCTGAATATCCCTTGTATTCAAGTCCGCAGTATTTCTAACTATGTAGAAGAAAGGAACCGGGACAGCTGGAAGATAGGCCTTGCTATTAAAAACCTGAACGATTGGGCAATTGAATTTTTGACAAACAGTTAA
- a CDS encoding 6-carboxytetrahydropterin synthase: protein MIYITRKESFNAAHKLARPDWSDDHNLEVFGKCANPNWHGHNYQLFVTVKGEINPETGFLVDLKWMKEIINEHIIDKLDHRNLNLDVDFMKDKLASTENLVIAVWDQLLPHIQQGGAILHCVKIYETENNFVEYFG from the coding sequence ATGATTTATATAACCCGCAAAGAATCTTTCAACGCCGCACATAAATTAGCAAGACCGGACTGGTCTGATGATCATAACCTGGAGGTTTTTGGCAAATGTGCCAATCCTAACTGGCATGGTCATAATTATCAGCTATTTGTTACTGTAAAGGGAGAAATAAACCCTGAAACGGGTTTTTTAGTTGACCTGAAATGGATGAAAGAAATTATCAATGAGCATATTATTGACAAACTTGACCACAGAAATCTCAATCTGGATGTAGATTTCATGAAAGACAAACTGGCTTCAACAGAAAACCTGGTAATTGCAGTTTGGGATCAATTACTGCCCCATATTCAACAAGGTGGTGCGATACTGCATTGCGTTAAAATTTACGAAACTGAAAACAACTTTGTAGAGTACTTCGGTTAA